The DNA segment GCAACAAGGCGGTGATCGAGGACCATTTCGACATGGCCTACGAGCTCGACGACACGCTCACCAAGCGCAACAAGGTCAAGGAGCTCGAGGCGCTGAAGCACGACCTGCCGGCGGCCGGCGCGACCAGCTTCACCCGCCAGCAGGCGCCGCTCGGCCTCGGCCACGCGGTCTGGTGCGCGCGCGAGATCGTCGGCGACGAGCCCTTCGCGCTCCTGCTGCCGGACATGCTGCATTACAGCCAGGGCAAGGGCTGCCTCGCCGAGATGATCGAGGCTTACGACCGGCATGGCGGCAACCATATCGCCGTCGCCCCGGTGCCGGACGACCAGACCCATCAATACGGCATCGTCGGCGTCGAGGACGTGAAGGCGAAGGTCTCGAAGATCACCGGCATGGTCGAGAAGCCGTCGAAGGGAACGGCCCCGTCGAACCTGCACATCTCCGGCCGCTACATCCTGCAGCCGACCATCTTCAACCTGCTCGCCAATCAGGAAAAGGGCGCCGGCGGGGAGATCCAGCTCACCGATTCGATGATCGCGCTGTCGCGCCAGGAGGCGTTCTTCGCGGTGCGCTTCGATGGCGAGATCTACGACGCCGGCTCGAAGATCGGCTTCCTCACCGCGAACCTCGCCTATGCGCTCGACCGCTCCGATCTCGGCCCGCAACTGCGCGCCGAGATCGAGAGGCTCCTGGAGCGCTGAGGGTCGCCGCGACAGGGGGGAGGCGGGTTGAGCGAT comes from the Bosea sp. (in: a-proteobacteria) genome and includes:
- the galU gene encoding UTP--glucose-1-phosphate uridylyltransferase GalU, producing MTKRIRKAVLPVAGLGTRFLPATKAVPKEMLTIVDRPVVQHVVDEARAAGIEHFIFVTGRNKAVIEDHFDMAYELDDTLTKRNKVKELEALKHDLPAAGATSFTRQQAPLGLGHAVWCAREIVGDEPFALLLPDMLHYSQGKGCLAEMIEAYDRHGGNHIAVAPVPDDQTHQYGIVGVEDVKAKVSKITGMVEKPSKGTAPSNLHISGRYILQPTIFNLLANQEKGAGGEIQLTDSMIALSRQEAFFAVRFDGEIYDAGSKIGFLTANLAYALDRSDLGPQLRAEIERLLER